TGGCCCCGGGCCCGGCAGCCCCTCCGCGGCTACGGGCGGGTCTGCAGTACGGGCAGGAGCAGGCGGGACGAGGAGTGCACCGTGTTGATGGACTCCACGCCCACGACGGCATGGGTGAAGCCCAGCATGGCGGGGAAGTCGGGCCGGGTGTCGTCGGTGGTGAGGGTGAGGCGGATGCGGTGTCCGCGCCGGAACCGGCGGGCGTTCGCCACGAGGGGGACGCGGTAGTCGACCGTCTCGCCCGGCGGTACGGGGGCGGGGTGTCGCTGTGGCAGCACGGGCCGGCCCGGCCGGCTCGCCTCCTCGTCGACCTCGCGCAGCGCTCCTCTCAGCCAGCCCTGGGTGACCTCCGTGGCGGATCCGTCGGGGGCCACGTCCTGGAGCAGCGCGATCCAGCCGATGTCCGTGCCGGTCGTCGCGGCGGTGAGGCGCAGCTCCAGGTGGCCGACCATGTCCAGGTCCGCTTCGAGGGGGGCGGTCGACCAGCTGAGCCGGACGGGCAGCGCGTGCCGGTTGTCACCGGCGTACTGCCGTGCCCCGGGGGTCTCGTGCGGGTCGAGGCTGCCGTCTGCCCCGAGGGCGTACGCGGCGTATTCGGCGGGCGGCGGCCAGGTCGCGCTGGTGCGCCACTCGTCGGCCCCGGCCGGCCAGTACCTGACGGGCGGCCCTTCGAGCGTGCCGGTGTCCCTGCCCCTCAGCCAGTGGTCGAACCAGGCCAGCGCTTCGACGTGCATGCTCTCCCACGGCCAGGGCAGGCCGCCCGCTCCCAGCAGGGCCATCCGGACGTGCGGGGTGCTCCGCAGCCCGTCCCAGGCCTCGAAGGCGCCCGGCAGGTGCAGGACGACGTTGGTCCACTCCGAGCCGATGTACACGGGGACGTCGACCCTCCGAGCAGCGGTCGCAGGTCCCGCTCGTCCCACCAGGCGTCCCGCGTGGGGTGCTCGGTCCGGACGGCGCGCAGCAGGTCGTCCCAGGGGTGGGCGGCGTGCGGTGCCCGGCTGATCAGTTGCAGGCCGCGGACCATGTCCGCGCCGCCCGCGTCCGCGAAGCGCCGGTGAACGGAGGGCGCGGCCAGGATCCTGCGCACCAGGCGGGAAGGGCCCCGGCGGAGCAGCCGGTCGCCGCGTGCCGCGAGCACGGCCACGGTCCGCAGCCACAGCGTGGCGAAACGCTCGTTGAGCAGCCCGTTGTGGTTGGCGGCCTCCCAGGCCGACACGGAGACGTCGTACGGGAACACCGCCTTGAGGTGGGGCGGCCTCTGGGTGGCCGCGGCCAGCTGCGCCATCGCGTAGTAGCTGATGCCGATCATGCCGACGTTCCCGTCGCACCAGGGTTGCGCCGCCGTCCATTCGACGAGGTCGTACAGGTCGCGCCGCTCCTGGCCGTCGAAGAAGCCCCACGAGCCGCCGGAGCCGTTCGTGCCCCGCAGGTTGGCGATCACGTGGGCGTAGCCGCGCGGGACCCAGAAATCGCCGGCCCCCGCCTCGATCACCCCGACGGGCGCGCCGAGGTCCTGGAGCTGCCGCGGGTAGGGGGACGCGGCCAGCAGGGCGGGGACGGGGGACCGGGTGTCGGGGCGGAACACGTCGGCGCGCAGAACCGTTCCGGCCCGCAGGGTGACGGCCGTGTCGTCCTCGCGGCGCACGCCGTACACCGCCTGGGAGAGGTTGCGATAGGTCCGCCCCGTCGTCTGCGGCCCGTTGAGCCGTCGCTGTCCGGGTTCGAGTCCTGCCACGCGTGGCCGCGCCATGTCCGTGCCCCGCTTCCGCCGCTCACCGAGGTCCCTTCCACCGTACGGCGAAGGCCCCCCACCGCGCGCGGGACCCCGCGTGCGGCGTCCGGACGAGCCCTGAGCACGTCAAGCCCGAGCGGCGGCGTCGAGGACGGCGACGCCGGCAGCGGAGGCGCGAACGCCGGCCCGGCAGACCTGCCCACCGACCGGGCCGGTCGGCAGGCCTGCCCAGCGGCCCGGTCGGCACCCCCGCCCCCTACCGGCTCCGGGCCCCGGGCGTCCCCTGCCCGGCCGTCGAAGCGATCCGCATCCGGGACCCGTCCCACTCCACGGTCTCCGCCGGCAGAATCAGCAGCCCTGCCTCACCATCCGCCCAACCCGCCCCGATCCGCCGCACCTGCACCGCCGCGCCCCCCGCTCCGGCCATGTACACCGTCGGGTCGACCTCCCAGCCGTGCCCGGCGAGCCACGCCTCCAGCCGGACCATGTCGGACGGCGTCGCCCCGCGCGGCCACGCATAGGTGCTTTCGATGCCCATGTCCATCCCCCCGTCGCGGCCGGGTCTCCGGCCACCGGAGATCCTTCCACCCGGCACTGACAAGTTCCCGCGGATGCGAACGTGGTGGGGGCCGGCCCCTGGTGGGGCCGGCCCCCAGGCGGGTGGCACGCGCGCTGCTGCTCCTGTTCCGTCCGTGGGGTCGACTGCGCTTGCGAGCGCGTCGTGGCCGGACCGGGTGGAGCGACGCTTCGTCGAGCTCGCGGCGGAGGAGTCCGGGCGCGGCCGCCGGAACGAGCGCGCGCCGGCCCTTCATCCGGGCCGAGCACAGCCGCCGAGACGATCGACGAGACGATCGACGAGCCCGCCGGCCGCCGGCACCGGACCTCCGGCTCAGGTCACTTGTCGCCGCCCTTGTTGATCCACGCGTCCAGGGCGCCGTTGCGAGCGATCTTGACCCAGTCGGCCCGGTCGTCGCCGTCCAGGTCAGGCAGGGCGACCACCCCGCCGGTGCCCTGGGCGATCTTGCCTCGCTCGGTCCAGTCGGCGCGCCCGGTGTTGAACCAGGCGTGGGGAACGCCGTCGGCGTCGAGGGAGACGTAGTCGTCCTTGCCGTCCCCGTTGAGGTCCGCGAACTCGATCTGCTTGTTGGAACGGGCCGTGAGGTTGGTCAGGATCGCACCCCCGGGCTCCCAGCCGTCGTGCCCCGGGGTGTCGCCGCCCCGGTTGTAGAAGACGTCGACCTTCGTCCCGAAGTCGAGCAGCCGTACGTAGTCCGCGTGGCCGTCGCCGTCGACGTCGGCGAACCTGATCCGGTCCACCGGCGTGTCCGTCCCCCGGCCGTAGTTCGGGCGCGGCTCCCAGCCGGGCTTCCACCCGTCGGAACCCACGGTGTCGCCACCCCGGTTGATGTAGGCGTCGATGGTGTGGTCGGGGCGGATGACGAGGTAGTCGTCCTTGCCGTCGCCGTCGAGGTCCGCGAAGAAGACCCGATCGGGTCCCTGCCCGGTTCCCATCGCGAACTCGCCGCGGTACGTCCAGGCGGTCTTGCCGTTGTCGTTGCGGTTCAGCCAGACGGTCGCCGCGCCGGTGGGGGAGACCCAGACGATGTCGCTGCGGCCGTCCCCGTCGAGGTCGGGGTACTTCATGGCACCTGCGACGTCCGGGTCGCCCGGCAGCCCGTCCCAGATCCTGCCCTTCGGCTCGTACCCCCCGCGCGGGTCGGGGTCGCCCGGCGGGGCCGCCTCGCGCACCCAGCCGTTGTTGAGAGCGGAGCTGATACCGGCGACATAGGCGTCGGCGATCTTGCGGTAGCCGGCATCGGTGGGGTGCACCTCGTCGGCCAGGTCCCCGGTCGTCACCGCGCTCAGGTCGACCCTGACCATGTGGTCGCCCTTGGCGATCCGCGTGTCCAGCATCTCCGCGATGGACGCGTTGTACGAGGTGATCCGCTGTTGGATCGCCGGGTTCTTCGAGGGCGTCAGCAGGCCCACCACGATCGTCACGCCCGGAGACCCCTTGTAGATCTGGTCGATCAGCCTGCTCA
Above is a window of Streptomyces subrutilus DNA encoding:
- a CDS encoding CocE/NonD family hydrolase C-terminal non-catalytic domain-containing protein yields the protein MHVEALAWFDHWLRGRDTGTLEGPPVRYWPAGADEWRTSATWPPPAEYAAYALGADGSLDPHETPGARQYAGDNRHALPVRLSWSTAPLEADLDMVGHLELRLTAATTGTDIGWIALLQDVAPDGSATEVTQGWLRGALREVDEEASRPGRPVLPQRHPAPVPPGETVDYRVPLVANARRFRRGHRIRLTLTTDDTRPDFPAMLGFTHAVVGVESINTVHSSSRLLLPVLQTRP
- a CDS encoding CocE/NonD family hydrolase, which produces MAGLEPGQRRLNGPQTTGRTYRNLSQAVYGVRREDDTAVTLRAGTVLRADVFRPDTRSPVPALLAASPYPRQLQDLGAPVGVIEAGAGDFWVPRGYAHVIANLRGTNGSGGSWGFFDGQERRDLYDLVEWTAAQPWCDGNVGMIGISYYAMAQLAAATQRPPHLKAVFPYDVSVSAWEAANHNGLLNERFATLWLRTVAVLAARGDRLLRRGPSRLVRRILAAPSVHRRFADAGGADMVRGLQLISRAPHAAHPWDDLLRAVRTEHPTRDAWWDERDLRPLLGGSTSPCTSARSGPTSSCTCRAPSRPGTGCGAPRTSGWPCWERAACPGRGRACTSKRWPGSTTG